The nucleotide sequence TACACGGAAGGCCTGCGGCTGGATGAAGCCATGCACCCGCTGACGCTGCTGGCCTTTGGCATGTACGGCGAGGTGCTGCCCAACCAGAACGGTGCACCGCTGCGCCTGGTGGTGCCGTGGAAGTACGGCTTTAAAAGCGCCAAATCGCTGGTGGCCATTCGCCTGACGGACAAGGAGCCGGGCACGGCCTGGAACAAGGCTGCGCGCAATGAATACGGCTTCTATTCCAATGTGAACCCCGAGGTCGATCACCCGCGCTGGAGCCAGGCGACGGAGCGGCGCATTGGCGAAGGTGGCCTGTTTGCCAAAAAGCGCAAGACGCTGCTGTTCAACGGCTATGCCGAGCAGGTGGCGCAGCTGTACGCGGGCATGGATTTGAAGAAGTTTTATTGATGCAGGCCAGTTTGCAGAAATTGCTGCTGCAGCCCTGGGTCAAGCCGCTGGTCTTTTTGCTGTGCCTGCTGCCCTGTGCGTGGCTGTTCTACGCGGCTTTGACGGATGGGCTGGGTGCCAACCCGGCAGAGGCTTTGCTGCGCAGCACGGGCGACTGGACGCTGCGTTTTCTCTGTATCGTGCTGGCGGTCACACCGCTGCGCCAGCTGAGCGGCTGGACTGCGCTGGCGCGCTATCGGCGCATGCTGGGTCTGTACGTGTTCTTCTACGCCTGTCTGCACCTGCTTTGCTATGCCTGGTTTGACATGGGGCTGGAGTGGGGCGACATCGTGGCCGATATTCCCAAGCGGCCATTCATTCTGGTGGGCTTTGCGGCCTGGGCGGTTTTGCTGGTGCTGGCCGTCACTTCGCCCAAGGTCGTGGTCAAGGCGCTGGGCGGCAAACGCTGGCAGTGGCTGCACCGCACGGTCTATGCGGTGGTTCCGCTGGCGCTGCTGCACTTTTTCTGGATGCGCGCAGGCAAGAATAATTTGGCAGAAGTCGCTGTCTATGCAGTAATTCTGGCTGTACTGCTTGCCTGGCGTGCGGTGCGCGCTATCAAAAAATAATCAGCTGGCGGTGGCGCCCTGCGGCGCGCGCACCTGGCGCGAAACCGGGTCAATCTCGGCGGCAGGCAGCTGATAGGCGCGCTGGTCAAACAGGTCGATACCGCACTGCAGGCCTTCCAGCCAGTTGAACAGGTCGGTAATGGCGGGCTTGCCCATGATGGGCGCGCCGTGCTGGGGCACGATCATGTCGATGGGCAACTGGCGTGCCATCTGCACCCACAGACGCAAGATCTTGTTGGAGACCATGTAGCGGCGGTGAAAGCCTTCCATGCGTGCGATGTGGGGCATGAGGTCGGTGACCGGCTTCTGCGCCTCTGCACCTGTCGTCAGCGAAACACCCAGATCGCCGGTGAACAGAATCTTGCTGATCGGATCGTAGAAGTGGAAATTGCCTTCTGCGTGCAAAAAGTGCGCGGGCAGCAGCACCAGCTCGGTCTTGCCCAGCGGCAGGCGGCCGCCAGAGTCGGGCACGCCAATCACGCGGTTTTCCGTCTTGCCCACCTTGGTGAAGTGGGGGGCAAAGCGCTCCCAGATGCGTGAAATCACCAGCTGGGCGCGGGTGCTGGTCATCCAGCGGTCCAGCGAGGCGATGATGTCCGGGTCGGCATGCGAGGCCACCACATAAGCCAGCTTTTGCGGCTGAAAGTGGCGCGACATGCCCATGAACAGCTCGTTGAAAGCGAGGTTGCCACCGGGGTCGATGATGGCGCCGGTGCCGTTGTCCACAATCAGGAACTGATTGGCCTGAATGGCTTGACCGTCCTCTTCGATGAGGTCGGTAAACATCAGGCAGGCATGGGTTTTATCGCGATAGAGCTCTATGGGCATGGCAGGCAGTTTGTCAAAGGACAATGTGCCTGCACTCTAGGGCTGAACCCACGGTGGCATGTTGATATGTATCAAGCCTCAGGGCCGGCTCTGAACTGGCTGGGTGATAGCCGGAAGGTTGGCTTCATCCTCTTCTGGTGCGGGTGGAGGTGGCAGCTTTGCGGCAGACGCAGGCTGCGGCGTGCTGGAGCGCGATGAAATGCCCAGAGATTCAGGCAAAGTGGCGCGATTCTGGGCCGCTGGCTCTACCGGAAGATAGAGCGGGCCGCGTTGTCCGCAGGCAGATAGTGCGGCCAGGGACGCCGCACAAGCTGCAAGGGCAATGCTCCTGACTAGAATTTGATTGGCTTTCAACATGGGCAAATTGTAATGACTGACCTTGAATATCTGGACCGCGCGGACCAACTTCTGCTGGCTGTGGAGCAATGCTGTGACCGCATCAACGATGAAACCGATGCAGACCTTGATGCGCAGCGCGTGGGGGGCATGGTGACGCTGGTGTTTGCAAACCGCAGCCAGATTGTGATCAACCAGCAAAAGCCCCTGCATGAAATCTGGCTGGCCTCCAAGGCGGGCGGGTTTCACTATCGCTTTGACGAGGCACAGCAAGTCTGGCTGGATACCAAGGGTGCGGGCGAGTTTTTTGCCAACCTGAGCCAGCATGCGAGCGAGC is from Comamonas fluminis and encodes:
- a CDS encoding MBL fold metallo-hydrolase encodes the protein MPIELYRDKTHACLMFTDLIEEDGQAIQANQFLIVDNGTGAIIDPGGNLAFNELFMGMSRHFQPQKLAYVVASHADPDIIASLDRWMTSTRAQLVISRIWERFAPHFTKVGKTENRVIGVPDSGGRLPLGKTELVLLPAHFLHAEGNFHFYDPISKILFTGDLGVSLTTGAEAQKPVTDLMPHIARMEGFHRRYMVSNKILRLWVQMARQLPIDMIVPQHGAPIMGKPAITDLFNWLEGLQCGIDLFDQRAYQLPAAEIDPVSRQVRAPQGATAS
- the lptM gene encoding LPS translocon maturation chaperone LptM, encoding MLKANQILVRSIALAACAASLAALSACGQRGPLYLPVEPAAQNRATLPESLGISSRSSTPQPASAAKLPPPPAPEEDEANLPAITQPVQSRP
- a CDS encoding sulfite oxidase heme-binding subunit YedZ, whose protein sequence is MQASLQKLLLQPWVKPLVFLLCLLPCAWLFYAALTDGLGANPAEALLRSTGDWTLRFLCIVLAVTPLRQLSGWTALARYRRMLGLYVFFYACLHLLCYAWFDMGLEWGDIVADIPKRPFILVGFAAWAVLLVLAVTSPKVVVKALGGKRWQWLHRTVYAVVPLALLHFFWMRAGKNNLAEVAVYAVILAVLLAWRAVRAIKK
- the cyaY gene encoding iron donor protein CyaY translates to MTDLEYLDRADQLLLAVEQCCDRINDETDADLDAQRVGGMVTLVFANRSQIVINQQKPLHEIWLASKAGGFHYRFDEAQQVWLDTKGAGEFFANLSQHASEQSGLTLAFKALA